Genomic window (Paenibacillus sp. PK3_47):
TCAGGGTCTGTTCCGATCAGCAGGTCGGCATTTAATTCTTCTCCAAGCTTAATTGCCAGTGTGAAAGCTTCACGCTCTTCCGGATTCGGGGACTTCACTGTAGAGAACTCGGAATCCGGCTGCTCCTGCTCAGGCACCACGTGAACTTCAGTAAATCCTACCTTTTTCAAAACACTGCGGACCGGCAGGTTGCCTGTTCCATGCAGCGGTGTGAATACAATTTTGAAGTCACGGCCAAGGGTAGAGGTGATCTCCTCACGGGCAACGCTGACAGCAGCTACCGTATCCGTGAAGGCTTCGTCTTCCTTCTCTCCCAGCCAGTGAAGCAGTCCCTGGCTCTCGGCTTCCTCTTGGGAAATCCGTTTCACGCCATTAAAGGAATCCACTTCAAGAATACTTGCGATCACTTTCTCCGCTTCATCAGGCACAAGCTGTCCGCCGTCTGCATTGTATACTTTATAGCCGTTATACTCCGGAGGATTGTGACTCGCAGTGATGACAATACCGCCGGAAGCCTTCAAGTGGCGCACGGAGAAGGATAACTGCGGAGTAGAGCGCAAGGAGGGATACAAATGTGCTTCAATACCGTTACCAGCCAGTACCAGCGCAGCCTCCAGCGTAAATTCAGGCGAAAAGCGGCGTGAATCATGGGCAATGACAATAGATGGACGGCCTTCTCCCTTATGCTGCTCCAAAATATAATTAGCAAAGCCTTGGGTAGCTCTGCCGACAGTGTAACGGTTAATCCGGTTGCTGCCTGCACCGATAATACCACGGAGTCCGCCTGTTCCGAATTCCAGATCTCTGTAAAAGCGTTCCTCCAGCTCCTGCGGCTCATTGGCCAGCGCATTCAGCTCCGCCTTGGTATTCTCGTCAACAGAAGGGTCCTGCAGCCAGCGGGACAATACTTCTGCCGCTTTCGGGGTTAATTGAGTCATGTGGAATCTCTCCTTCTCCATTTATAATGTATGATTGAATACTGGATTCTTAGCTTAGTGCAAACATGATTTCCCCGGAAGCTACTACCTTATCATCCACCTTAGCGGTAGCCTGTCCTTTTCCGATGCTGCCCTTTAGCCGGGTAATCTCTACTTCAAGCGTCAGCGTATCTCCCGGTACAACCTGACCCCGGAAGCGGAACCCATCCAGTCCTGCAAGAAAACCGATTTTGCCGCGGTTGGCTTCCACGCCA
Coding sequences:
- a CDS encoding phospho-sugar mutase, whose product is MTQLTPKAAEVLSRWLQDPSVDENTKAELNALANEPQELEERFYRDLEFGTGGLRGIIGAGSNRINRYTVGRATQGFANYILEQHKGEGRPSIVIAHDSRRFSPEFTLEAALVLAGNGIEAHLYPSLRSTPQLSFSVRHLKASGGIVITASHNPPEYNGYKVYNADGGQLVPDEAEKVIASILEVDSFNGVKRISQEEAESQGLLHWLGEKEDEAFTDTVAAVSVAREEITSTLGRDFKIVFTPLHGTGNLPVRSVLKKVGFTEVHVVPEQEQPDSEFSTVKSPNPEEREAFTLAIKLGEELNADLLIGTDPDADRMGAVVRDNEGKFVVLSGNQSGALMIHYYLSRLQEQGKLPSNGAVVKTIVTSEMGAAVASYYGATVFNTLTGFKYIGEKMNQFEQSGDYTYLFGYEESYGYLAGNYARDKDAVLASMLIAEAGAYYKAQGKTLYDVLQELYGQFGYFLESLESRTLKGKDGVAQIQGIMNDWRTSPPQEIAGASVTEVLDYSLGLNGLPKENVLKYLLSDGSWFCLRPSGTEPKIKVYFAVRGESLQDAKDKVAALTEQVMARVDGK